In one Candidatus Leptovillus gracilis genomic region, the following are encoded:
- a CDS encoding RHS repeat-associated core domain-containing protein translates to MTFRDAAGAANDYAQNFNVENELSSVVNNGSTTSFTYDAAGIRVKSVKPGGKTSYFPFPGYEEEVNGSTTTRRITYAIAGQAVALRVQVVGGSNTLYYLHSDHLGSTSLSTTTGGAVVAGSTARYYPFGDWRTEPTTNLTDRGFTGHLHNNLGNAPDDIGLVYMQARWYLPYINRFISADTIVPDAKDPQSLNRYAYVRNNPLRYTDSSGHCAEEGDEECWAFAEQTANEFGIPLEFVGIMDMAQMRLFIQGLNTANEVDSGLLGQITNAINGYDSQEWGTMRWLADNSNWDILGIHIGGGGGAILGGEIGFDFVFNWDSWEVSVMGSLGGSAGMTLGGSIGGGVIFGFNAPDNSVMWDWSWGINGEAAITGGVSLQYSESIGNDAWFFSVSGLGGEELDVSIGLNYTWEIYRYMSDPSGGGYGIWWPKSFYDDGYNYGQ, encoded by the coding sequence ATGACTTTCCGCGATGCCGCCGGGGCGGCCAACGACTATGCCCAGAACTTCAATGTGGAAAACGAACTGTCCAGCGTGGTCAACAACGGCAGCACCACCAGCTTCACATACGATGCGGCCGGAATCCGGGTGAAGAGCGTCAAGCCAGGCGGCAAGACCAGCTACTTCCCCTTCCCCGGCTACGAAGAGGAGGTTAACGGCAGCACCACCACCCGGCGCATCACCTACGCTATTGCCGGCCAGGCGGTAGCCCTGCGGGTGCAGGTGGTGGGCGGCAGCAACACCCTCTACTACCTGCACAGCGACCACCTTGGCTCCACCAGCCTGTCCACCACCACGGGTGGCGCGGTAGTGGCTGGCAGCACCGCCCGCTACTACCCCTTCGGCGATTGGCGCACCGAACCGACAACCAACCTGACAGACCGGGGCTTCACCGGCCACCTGCACAACAACCTTGGCAACGCCCCCGATGACATCGGCCTTGTATATATGCAGGCCCGTTGGTATTTGCCTTATATTAACCGGTTCATCTCGGCAGATACCATTGTACCAGATGCCAAAGACCCGCAAAGCCTCAACCGCTACGCCTATGTTCGAAATAATCCGCTGCGATATACAGATTCATCCGGCCATTGCGCTGAAGAAGGTGATGAGGAGTGTTGGGCCTTTGCTGAACAAACAGCAAATGAATTTGGTATTCCTCTAGAGTTTGTCGGCATCATGGATATGGCTCAAATGAGACTTTTTATTCAAGGTTTAAATACCGCCAACGAGGTGGACAGTGGCTTGCTTGGTCAAATAACCAATGCCATCAATGGATATGATAGTCAGGAGTGGGGTACCATGCGTTGGCTAGCTGACAATAGCAATTGGGACATTTTGGGTATTCATATAGGTGGTGGCGGTGGTGCAATCCTTGGAGGTGAAATCGGGTTCGATTTCGTCTTCAATTGGGATTCATGGGAAGTTAGCGTTATGGGTAGTCTTGGCGGTAGCGCTGGTATGACACTTGGTGGCTCTATTGGTGGTGGCGTGATTTTTGGCTTTAACGCTCCAGACAATAGTGTCATGTGGGATTGGTCCTGGGGGATCAATGGTGAAGCTGCTATAACTGGGGGAGTAAGCTTACAATATAGTGAGTCGATTGGTAATGATGCATGGTTCTTCTCTGTAAGTGGACTGGGCGGTGAAGAATTAGATGTTAGTATTGGCCTAAACTATACTTGGGAGATTTACCGTTATATGTCTGACCCTAGCGGCGGGGGTTATGGAATATGGTGGCCTAAGAGTTTTTATGATGATGGATACAATTATGGACAATAA